The genome window CGTCAACCGCTGCAGTGCCCGCACCGGCCGGTGGCCGCTGGCCGTCAGCGCATCGTAGAGCGATCCTTCGCCACCGGCGTCGTCGCCTAGGAATTTGATCGGCACCACGGCGCGTTCGATCGCCAGCGGCAGGCCGTCCGCGAGACGCAGCCGGTCGAGCCGCAGCACCGGCTCGTCGCCGCCGAGACCGAGCAGGAAGGATTCCTCCGGCGACGGCCTATTGACCGCCCGCGACAATACCCGCGCAGCCGGCAGGCGCCCGCGCGAGCGCATGTCGGCGGAGAAGGAGGAAAGCCGCCAGAGCGACTGCTCCATGCGTTCCACCCTGCTCGAGACGAACGTACCGCTTCCGTGGCGCGATTCCAGTGCGCCCGACGCCATCAGATCGCGATAGGCCGTGCGCACGGTGACACGACCAAGTTTCAGAGCCTCGGCGAGGTCGCGCTCTCCCGGCAGCGCCGTGCCGGGCTTCAGCAGGCCTTCCTGAATGAGGCCGGTCAGCGCCTGCGCCAGCCGCTTGTAGAGCGGGCCGGTCAACGCCTGGTCACGCAGGCCGCGGCTGCTCAGCTCCGCTATCAGACTGGTTCTATCCATAGGCACGTAATAGAACCTATCTAGAACCAATCAGCAAGACGGAATCGCACGCCGACAAGAAAAAACCTCCCCGGGGACCGGAGAGGTTCATAGCGATCAAATCTGACAGCCGTGCGTCTGAAAAGACCGTCAGCTCTTGGTGAAGATATAGTCCGTCTCCTGGCGCAGCACTTCGCCGGGGCGCAGCACCGCATTCGGGAAACCTTCGTGATTGATGGCATCCGGCCAGACCTGCGTCTCCAGGCAGAAGCCGGCGAAGGGACCGTATTTACGCCCGCCAAGGCCGGGCGCCCCGGTATTGAGCTTGAAACCGGCATAGAACTGCACGCCTGGCTCCGTGCTGCGCACTTCCAGCGACACACCGGAATAGAGACTGCGGGCGAGCGCGACGCTGCGCTTGGCGGTGCGCTCGGGCGACAGGCAGAAATTATGGTCGTACAAAGCTTGCTCGCTGCCGACGAAACGCTTCATCGGCGCCATCTCGCGGAAATCGAATTCGGTGCCCGCGACGGAACGGATCTCACCGGTCGGCACCTGCCTCTCGTCGGTCGGCAGATAGTGATCGGCAGCGATCATGATGTCGTGGCCAAGCGCATCTTCACGGCCATCGAGATTGAAATAGGCGTGCTGGCAGACATTGGCGAGCGTCGGCTGATCGCTGGTCGATTCGTAAGTCACCGACAGTTCGCCGTTGCCGTGCACCCGGAAGGTTGCCTGGATCGTGCAATTGCCGGGATAGCCGGCGCGGCCATCGGGATCGACGATCTTCAGCACGACGCGGTCGACGTCATGCTCGACGATCGTCCAGTTGCGTTTGGCGATATTGTCGCTGCCGCCATGCAGATGCGTCACGCCGTTTTCATTCGGCTCCAGCTGATAGTCCTTGCCGTCGAGCGTGAATTTACCGCCACCGACACGATTGGCGCAGCGGCCGGGTGTCGCGCCGAAATAGGCCGAATGGAGGGGGTAGCTGTCGAAGTCGTCGAAGCCGAGCTGCAGCGGCGCCTCATGTCCCTCAAGGCGCAGATCCTGGATGACCGCCCCCCAGGTGATGATCTTGGCCGTCAGCCCGCCGCCCTTGATCTCGACGCGATAGACCGTCTCGCCTGCTTTCGTCTGTCCGAAAACTTCCCGCTCCAACTTATCCGACATGATCGACCGTCCGTTCTATTCCTGGGGTTTAAGCATGTCGCGCAAAAGTGTACAGCGGTTTTGCGATAACGACATGCGTAAAAACAAAGACTTAAAGCGCGGAGAGCGAATCTGAAAGATCGCGACGCGCTTTAGGAGCGGAACCTGCCCGCATTTGCTCCAAACCGCAACCGTGGGATCAGAAAGAAATGCCGCAGCGGTGACGCTGCGGCATCCGCTCTGCCACACTCAGAGATCCGTGCCGATCTCCTCCACATCGAAGGGCGTCGTCTGGTAGATTTCGTTGATCCAATTGCCGAACAGAAGATGCGCATGGCTGCGCCAGCGGTTCTGCGGCGCAAGTGCGGGATCATTATGCGGGAAGTAGTTGTGCGGCATCTTGATCGGCACGCCGGCATTGACGTCGCGGAAATACTCGTCGGACAGTGAGGTGGAATCATATTCGACATGGTTGAACATGTAGAGCCGCCGGCCCTTCTTCTCGTGCACGAGGCAGACGCCCATCTCACCTGATTCCATCAGGATCTCCAGGCTTTCGGATTTTTCGATATCGGCGCGGCGCACCTCGGTCCAGCGCGACACCGGGACTTCGAAATTGTCGGAAAAGCCGTTGAGATAGATGGAGGAAGGTTTCAGGTTCCGGTGGCGGTAGACGCCGAAGGCCTTCTCTTTCAGCTCGTATTTCGGAACGCCGTGGAAATGATAGATCGCCGCCATCGCGCCCCAGCAGACGTTCATCGTCGAATGGACATTCGTTTCCGTCCAGTCGAGGATCTGCTGCATTTCCGCCCAATAGGTGACGTCCTCATAGGGCAGAAGCTCGATCGGCGCCCCAGTGATGATGAAGCCGTCGAACTTGCGCTGCTTCACCTCTTCCCAGGTCTGGTAGAAGGAAAGCAGATGGTCTTCGGACGTGTTCTTCGCCTTGTGGCCGCCGATGCGGATCAGCGACAGTTCCACCTGCAGCGGCGAGGCGCCGACGAGGCGGGCCATCTGCAACTCGGTCTTGATCTTGTTCGGCATGAGGTTGAGCAGCCCGATCTGCAGCGGACGGATGTCCTGACGGATCGCCATCGTCTCGGTCATCACCCGCACACCCTCTTGAACCAGGGTTTCGAAGGCGGGCAGCGTATCGGGGATCTTGATGGGCATTGCGGTCACTCGATCAAAAATAAAAAACCGGCGGCGAAAAAAATCGCTACCGGTCCGCACGCGGCCCTTTAGCGACTTTTTTAACGTGGCTGCAAGCCGGCCGGCCAAATCACCACGGAGCACTTTAATTAGCTCCAGTCGGACCGCGAATCAATGGCGAATGCATGCAGGCGCAGCTCGTGCAAGCATCATCACACTTTAATGACTGATAGAATCTGTTGATAGACCGGTAACGCCACCATGTTAATAATAGGGGCATGGGCGATTTGGAAAAGCGTAATGGCAGATAAGACCGAGGGGAGGCCAGGAATCCGGAGGCAGGATAGGGTAGGGTATGATCTCAGCCTGACATATCGCCTCGGGGTGATGTTCTCAGCGTTCTGGAATTCGCAAGTGCGGGGCAAGGTGCTGTTTCTGGCGACCGTGCTGATCCTTGTTATCCTGGCGACGTCCTACGGCCAGGTCATCCTCAATGAATGGAATGCGCCCTTCTACGATTCGCTGGAGCGCCGCGACCTCGGCGAGTTCTTCCACCAGCTTGAAATCTTTGCGATGATCGCCGGCACGCTGCTGCTGCTCAACGTGCTGCAAGCCTGGCTGAATCAGATGACCGCGCTCTATATGCGCGAGGGCCTGTCGCGCGATCTCGTCGATCAGTGGCTGAAGCGCAAGCGGGCGCTGCGGCTCGCCTCCAGCGGCCTGATCGGCGTCAATCCGGACCAGCGCCTGCACGAGGATTCCCGCAATCTCGCCGAAAGCACGACAGGGCTGGTTCTCGGCCTGCTGCAATCGACCATTCTTCTGGTGAGCTTCATCGGCGTGCTCTGGGAGCTTTCGAGCGGCTTCATCTTCCGGATCAGCGGCCACAGCTTCTCCATTCCGGGTTACATGGTCTGGGCGGCGATTTTTTATGCCGCTTCCGCCTCGGTGCTGAGCCAGGTCGTCGGCCGCAAGCTGGTGAAGCTCAATGCCGACCGTTTCTCGAAGGAGGCCGAGCTTCGCTTCACCTTGATGCACGCCAACGAAAACATGCCGGCTATCACCGTCGCCCGCGGCGAGGAGAATGAGCGCCGGCGCATCAACACCGACATCAGCTCGGTGCTGAGGGTCGTCAAGCGGCTCGCCATGGCCAATACCAACCTCACCTGGGTTTCGGCCGGCTATGGCTGGCTGGTGATCGTCATCCCGATCATCGTCGCCGCCCCTGCCTATTTCTCCGGCGGCCTCACCCTCGGCCAGCTGATGATGTCGGTCGGCGCCTTCAATCAGGTCAATACGGCGCTGCGCTGGTACGTCGCCAATTTCGGCCCGATCGCCGAATGGCGGGCCACGCTGATGCGCGTCACCGATTTCCGCCAGGCGTTGGTCGACATGGAAGAGGACTTCGACCTCAAGGACAGCATCGCCTATGAAAACACCGCGGCCGACACGCTGACGCTGAAGGATATCGTCATCGTCGCCAAGATCGGCGAAGAGATCGACGAATGCGGCGGCTTCCGTCTGCGTGAAACCGATGTCGTGATCAAGGCCGGCGAAAAGATCATGATCAACGGCGATCACAGCGTCAACCGCAAGCTGCTGTTCCAGGCGATGGCCGGCCTCTGGCCGTGCGGCAGCGGCACGATGGGCCTGCCGCCGATCGACGACATGCTGTTCGTTCCGCAGATCGCCTATGTTCCCGGCGGCACATTGCGCGAGGCGCTGGCCTTCCCCGAAAGTGCTGATGCCTATCAGAAGGCGGATATCGAGGCGGCTCTCGAAAAGGCCGGCCTGCATTCGCTGATCGCAAGGCTCGATACCCGCGCCCGCTGGGACAAGCTGCTCGACAGCGACGAGCAGAAGGCGATCGGTTTCGCCCGCCTGCTGCTCGTGCGCCCGCGCTGGATCATTTTCGACGAAGTGCTGGAAGGCATGGAGCCGGAATGGCAGGAAACCATGGCCAAACTGCTCACCACACTGCCTGAAAGCGGCATGATCTATATCGGCCGTTCCGAGGCCTATCTCGAGGCGCTGAAGCCGCGCGTCTTGCATCTGCAGGCGCTGCCGTCAAAATCCGAGGAACCGCCTGTCGCCCAGACCGGCGCCAGCGCCAGTGCAGGCGCTGCTGCCGTCCCGGCGCCGGCGCTCTAAGCCGGCCGATCACATCGGCGGCGTGATGCCATTGAGACCGACGGCCACCTGGCTGGCCGAGATGCTGCCGTCCGCCGCCTTCTCACCGGTGACGATGACGCCGGCGCCGCTCTTCAGATCATCTTTGGTCGCCGGTGCCAAGGTCACGATCGGTGTCGCTTCGGCGATCGTGATGGTTTTTTCCTTGCCCTGATAGGTCAGCGTGATCGTGTGTCCGTCGACGGATTTGACGGCATTGCTGACGGTCGCGTTGGTCATCTGGCTGTTCGGCTGCGCATCCCAGGGGCGATTGCCCTCGCCGGTTCCCTTCATCGACGCCGGAAAGATCAGCACCTCGATCGCGCCATCCGGACCAGTACCTTTCGGGAGCGAGGCGACGCCGACGAAATCGCCGGGCTTGATATCCTCGACCGAGGCTTTTTTGACGCCACCGACTTTCCAACCGACTTTCAGCGTGA of Rhizobium sp. BT04 contains these proteins:
- the metA gene encoding homoserine O-succinyltransferase is translated as MPIKIPDTLPAFETLVQEGVRVMTETMAIRQDIRPLQIGLLNLMPNKIKTELQMARLVGASPLQVELSLIRIGGHKAKNTSEDHLLSFYQTWEEVKQRKFDGFIITGAPIELLPYEDVTYWAEMQQILDWTETNVHSTMNVCWGAMAAIYHFHGVPKYELKEKAFGVYRHRNLKPSSIYLNGFSDNFEVPVSRWTEVRRADIEKSESLEILMESGEMGVCLVHEKKGRRLYMFNHVEYDSTSLSDEYFRDVNAGVPIKMPHNYFPHNDPALAPQNRWRSHAHLLFGNWINEIYQTTPFDVEEIGTDL
- a CDS encoding ABC transporter ATP-binding protein/permease, which gives rise to MLIIGAWAIWKSVMADKTEGRPGIRRQDRVGYDLSLTYRLGVMFSAFWNSQVRGKVLFLATVLILVILATSYGQVILNEWNAPFYDSLERRDLGEFFHQLEIFAMIAGTLLLLNVLQAWLNQMTALYMREGLSRDLVDQWLKRKRALRLASSGLIGVNPDQRLHEDSRNLAESTTGLVLGLLQSTILLVSFIGVLWELSSGFIFRISGHSFSIPGYMVWAAIFYAASASVLSQVVGRKLVKLNADRFSKEAELRFTLMHANENMPAITVARGEENERRRINTDISSVLRVVKRLAMANTNLTWVSAGYGWLVIVIPIIVAAPAYFSGGLTLGQLMMSVGAFNQVNTALRWYVANFGPIAEWRATLMRVTDFRQALVDMEEDFDLKDSIAYENTAADTLTLKDIVIVAKIGEEIDECGGFRLRETDVVIKAGEKIMINGDHSVNRKLLFQAMAGLWPCGSGTMGLPPIDDMLFVPQIAYVPGGTLREALAFPESADAYQKADIEAALEKAGLHSLIARLDTRARWDKLLDSDEQKAIGFARLLLVRPRWIIFDEVLEGMEPEWQETMAKLLTTLPESGMIYIGRSEAYLEALKPRVLHLQALPSKSEEPPVAQTGASASAGAAAVPAPAL
- a CDS encoding GntR family transcriptional regulator — protein: MDRTSLIAELSSRGLRDQALTGPLYKRLAQALTGLIQEGLLKPGTALPGERDLAEALKLGRVTVRTAYRDLMASGALESRHGSGTFVSSRVERMEQSLWRLSSFSADMRSRGRLPAARVLSRAVNRPSPEESFLLGLGGDEPVLRLDRLRLADGLPLAIERAVVPIKFLGDDAGGEGSLYDALTASGHRPVRALQRLTAVTLDPSSAAILNVNSGAPALLIERVSRLEDQRVVEYTRSHYRGDAYDFVAELRIGDDL
- a CDS encoding aldose epimerase family protein, producing the protein MSDKLEREVFGQTKAGETVYRVEIKGGGLTAKIITWGAVIQDLRLEGHEAPLQLGFDDFDSYPLHSAYFGATPGRCANRVGGGKFTLDGKDYQLEPNENGVTHLHGGSDNIAKRNWTIVEHDVDRVVLKIVDPDGRAGYPGNCTIQATFRVHGNGELSVTYESTSDQPTLANVCQHAYFNLDGREDALGHDIMIAADHYLPTDERQVPTGEIRSVAGTEFDFREMAPMKRFVGSEQALYDHNFCLSPERTAKRSVALARSLYSGVSLEVRSTEPGVQFYAGFKLNTGAPGLGGRKYGPFAGFCLETQVWPDAINHEGFPNAVLRPGEVLRQETDYIFTKS